A window of the Phycicoccus sp. M110.8 genome harbors these coding sequences:
- a CDS encoding cupin domain-containing protein, which yields MEPDFSKYQLEGDPTPWASENGLVVPVVTRAGSELGDTGQSGGATRVSGVSIQHTPAKRLWFGKVSNEAGYRSVPHHHGEAETGGYVLSGRARIYFGERFEDYLDMEEGDWVFVPPFMPHVECNLDRNNPLTWMTTRTPENIVVNLPQVDDAALRNWVDRP from the coding sequence GTGGAACCCGACTTCAGCAAGTACCAGCTCGAGGGCGACCCCACCCCCTGGGCGAGCGAGAACGGCCTCGTCGTCCCGGTCGTGACCCGGGCCGGCTCAGAGCTCGGCGACACGGGCCAGTCGGGCGGCGCCACGCGCGTCTCGGGCGTCAGCATCCAGCACACGCCGGCGAAGCGGCTCTGGTTCGGCAAGGTCAGCAACGAGGCCGGCTACCGCTCGGTCCCCCACCACCACGGCGAGGCCGAGACCGGCGGCTACGTCCTCTCCGGCCGGGCCCGCATCTACTTCGGGGAGCGGTTCGAGGACTACCTCGACATGGAGGAGGGCGACTGGGTCTTCGTGCCGCCCTTCATGCCCCACGTCGAGTGCAACCTCGACCGCAACAACCCCCTCACCTGGATGACCACGCGCACCCCCGAGAACATCGTCGTCAACCTCCCGCAGGTCGACGACGCCGCCCTGCGCAACTGGGTGGACCGCCCGTGA
- a CDS encoding acyl-CoA thioesterase: MSGPTSEVLAAALVLTPTEPHHFDVAFTATTQPCPWPKAYGGDMVAQAAAAAMLTVTDGKAMHSMHSYFMRPVDIGAPVTYEVEVLRDGRGYATRQVRAFQNGKPAYACLASFAAGEEGGRYAAAAPTGVPAPESLPSSAAYLADVVPGDGTTMTAESKGYWAGGRSFDMRHVPGPVYVEVDGGRAPQQAVWVKPFDALRPVDGLTDAQRDLAALAYVCDYTILEPVLRVLGVPWAQPGLVTASLDHAMWFHRAPGPGVLDGWLLYAQEAVAADTGRGVGLGRFFTPDGEHLATVVQEGMIRTSSGGS; the protein is encoded by the coding sequence GTGAGCGGACCCACGTCCGAGGTCCTCGCCGCTGCGCTGGTCCTCACCCCCACCGAGCCGCACCACTTCGACGTGGCCTTCACCGCCACGACCCAGCCGTGCCCGTGGCCGAAGGCCTACGGCGGCGACATGGTGGCGCAGGCCGCCGCGGCGGCCATGCTCACGGTCACCGACGGCAAGGCCATGCACTCGATGCACAGCTACTTCATGCGCCCGGTCGACATCGGGGCGCCGGTCACCTACGAGGTCGAGGTACTGCGCGACGGACGCGGCTACGCGACCAGGCAGGTCCGCGCGTTCCAGAACGGCAAGCCCGCCTACGCCTGCCTCGCCAGCTTCGCCGCCGGCGAGGAGGGAGGCCGGTATGCCGCGGCCGCGCCCACCGGCGTACCGGCACCGGAGTCGCTGCCCAGCTCCGCGGCATACCTCGCGGACGTGGTGCCGGGCGACGGCACGACGATGACCGCGGAGTCCAAGGGGTACTGGGCGGGCGGGCGCAGCTTCGACATGCGGCACGTCCCGGGCCCGGTCTACGTCGAGGTCGACGGCGGCCGCGCGCCCCAGCAGGCCGTGTGGGTCAAGCCGTTCGACGCCCTGCGGCCGGTCGACGGGCTCACCGACGCGCAGCGCGACCTCGCGGCGCTCGCCTATGTCTGCGACTACACGATCCTCGAGCCGGTGCTGCGGGTGCTCGGGGTGCCGTGGGCGCAGCCCGGCCTGGTCACGGCCAGCCTCGACCACGCCATGTGGTTCCACCGCGCGCCCGGTCCGGGCGTCCTCGACGGCTGGCTGCTCTACGCGCAGGAGGCCGTCGCCGCCGACACCGGCCGTGGTGTGGGCCTCGGCCGCTTCTTCACCCCCGACGGCGAGCACCTGGCGACCGTCGTGCAGGAAGGCATGATCCGCACCAGCTCCGGAGGCTCGTGA
- a CDS encoding NAD(P)H-dependent oxidoreductase, with the protein MGRPRLSVVIASTRPTRIGHHVADWVLARVPDDLDVTVHDLRELDLPFLDEPGQPADGNYAHEHTRRWSAAMLATDALVLVMPEYNRGYNAALKNAVDYLYAEWEGLPVACVGYGWHGASYAKSALRQTLERVKMVVVDGPGLSFDDTLTLDGVVGAGPEEEAALATMFDGLLAAARAPLDR; encoded by the coding sequence ATGGGTCGTCCCCGCCTGTCCGTCGTCATCGCCAGCACCCGGCCGACCCGCATCGGCCACCACGTCGCCGACTGGGTCCTCGCCCGGGTGCCCGACGACCTCGACGTCACCGTCCACGACCTACGCGAGCTCGACCTGCCGTTCCTCGACGAGCCGGGGCAGCCGGCCGACGGCAACTACGCCCACGAGCACACCCGTCGCTGGTCGGCGGCCATGCTCGCGACCGACGCGCTCGTCCTCGTCATGCCCGAGTACAACCGCGGCTACAACGCGGCCCTGAAGAACGCGGTCGACTACCTCTACGCCGAGTGGGAGGGCCTGCCCGTGGCGTGCGTCGGCTACGGCTGGCACGGCGCGTCGTACGCGAAGTCGGCGCTGCGGCAGACCCTCGAGCGCGTCAAGATGGTCGTCGTCGACGGGCCCGGCCTGTCCTTCGACGACACCCTCACGCTCGACGGTGTCGTCGGCGCCGGGCCCGAGGAGGAGGCCGCGCTGGCAACGATGTTCGACGGGCTGCTGGCTGCGGCCCGGGCTCCCCTCGACCGGTAG
- a CDS encoding bifunctional salicylyl-CoA 5-hydroxylase/oxidoreductase — protein sequence MRIAVVGGGPGGLYLAALMKQLDPAHEVTVWERNAPDDTFGFGVVFSDETLGGIENADTTIHAAMERQFARWTDIDVSVDGRSSTIGGQGFAAMSRKELLRLLQARAAELGVVVHYRTEAPDTEELRATHDLVVAADGLNSQVRTRYADAFGPSLDRRHNKYIWFGTDLVFEAFQFIVRNTEFGTMQIHGYPYSDQGSTFIVEMHEDVWRAAGFDRTEHEVFPPGVSDEYAVQRVAEIFADDLHGHRILTNNSKWISFTTVRNESWHHGNVVLLGDAAHTAHFSIGSGTKLAMEDALALAACLHEHPTVEAALTAYQEERKPVVESTQRAAQASLEWFENIGMYAADQDHDSFVFNLLTRSRRITYANLEERDAEFAARIRAAYARQVAGDLAAAPAAAGSAAPSSPDEEAPAMFQPVRIGALELKNRVVLSPMDMYVAVDGVPGEFHLVHLGSKALGGAGLVMSEMTCVSPEGRITLGCPGLWDDEQRDAWARITRFVHERSTAKIGLQLGHSGRKGSTKLMWEGMDEPLPDGNWEVVGPSALPYGEATHVPREMTRADMDKVVADFRDAARRGVEAGFDLVEVHAAHGYLLSSFLSPISNVRTDEYGGSLENRLRFPLEVFDAVREVVPEPVPVTVRISATDWVPDGNTEHDAVEIARAFIEHGAAAIDVSSGQVTQDEKPAFGRSYQTPFADRIRHEVARPAGVAVIAVGAISSYDDVNSILLAGRADLCALGRTHLYDPQWTLHAAAEQGYAGPAAEWPDPWKAGRRRPPTSRTDRVPPRLALLREGEQGQVHLRWRPGAKATGAPEAAGAGTPTAPAPETVSV from the coding sequence ATGAGGATCGCAGTCGTCGGCGGGGGGCCCGGTGGGCTCTACCTCGCCGCCCTGATGAAGCAGCTCGACCCGGCCCACGAGGTCACCGTCTGGGAGCGCAACGCCCCCGACGACACCTTCGGCTTCGGCGTCGTCTTCTCCGACGAGACGCTCGGCGGGATCGAGAACGCCGACACCACGATCCACGCCGCGATGGAGCGGCAGTTCGCGCGCTGGACCGACATCGACGTCAGCGTCGACGGGCGGTCCTCGACGATCGGCGGCCAGGGCTTCGCGGCGATGAGCCGCAAGGAGCTGCTGCGGCTGCTCCAGGCCCGCGCCGCCGAGCTCGGCGTGGTCGTCCACTACCGCACCGAGGCGCCCGACACCGAGGAGCTGCGCGCGACGCACGACCTCGTCGTGGCCGCCGACGGCCTCAACTCGCAGGTGCGCACGAGGTATGCCGACGCCTTCGGCCCCAGCCTCGACCGCCGGCACAACAAGTACATCTGGTTCGGCACCGACCTCGTCTTCGAGGCGTTCCAGTTCATCGTCCGCAACACCGAGTTCGGGACCATGCAGATCCACGGGTACCCGTACTCCGACCAGGGCTCGACCTTCATCGTCGAGATGCACGAGGACGTCTGGCGCGCAGCGGGTTTCGACCGCACCGAGCACGAGGTCTTCCCGCCCGGGGTCTCCGACGAGTACGCCGTGCAGCGGGTCGCCGAGATCTTCGCCGACGACCTGCACGGCCACCGCATCCTGACGAACAACTCGAAGTGGATCAGCTTCACCACGGTCCGCAACGAGTCCTGGCACCACGGCAACGTCGTGCTGCTCGGCGACGCCGCCCACACCGCCCACTTCTCCATCGGCTCCGGCACCAAGCTGGCCATGGAGGACGCCCTCGCCCTGGCCGCCTGCCTGCACGAGCACCCGACCGTCGAGGCGGCGCTCACGGCATACCAGGAGGAGCGCAAGCCGGTCGTGGAGTCGACCCAGCGCGCGGCCCAGGCCAGCCTGGAGTGGTTCGAGAACATCGGGATGTACGCCGCCGACCAGGACCACGACTCGTTCGTCTTCAACCTGCTCACCCGCTCGCGCCGGATCACCTACGCCAACCTCGAGGAGCGCGACGCGGAGTTCGCCGCCCGCATCCGGGCGGCCTACGCACGGCAGGTCGCCGGTGACCTCGCCGCGGCGCCGGCGGCTGCCGGCAGCGCCGCCCCGTCGTCACCGGACGAGGAGGCGCCGGCGATGTTCCAGCCGGTGCGGATCGGCGCGCTGGAGCTGAAGAACCGCGTCGTGCTCTCCCCCATGGACATGTACGTCGCGGTCGACGGCGTGCCGGGCGAGTTCCACCTCGTGCACCTGGGCTCCAAGGCCCTCGGCGGCGCCGGCCTGGTCATGTCGGAGATGACCTGCGTCTCTCCCGAGGGCCGCATCACCCTCGGCTGCCCCGGCCTGTGGGACGACGAGCAGCGCGACGCGTGGGCGCGGATCACCCGGTTCGTGCACGAGCGCAGCACCGCCAAGATCGGGCTCCAGCTGGGCCACTCCGGCCGCAAGGGCTCGACGAAGCTCATGTGGGAGGGCATGGACGAGCCGCTGCCCGACGGCAACTGGGAGGTCGTCGGCCCGTCGGCGCTGCCCTACGGCGAGGCCACCCACGTGCCGCGCGAGATGACCCGGGCCGACATGGACAAGGTCGTCGCCGACTTCCGGGACGCCGCCCGACGTGGCGTCGAGGCCGGCTTCGACCTCGTCGAGGTGCACGCGGCCCACGGCTACCTGCTGTCGTCCTTCCTGTCGCCGATCTCGAACGTGCGCACCGACGAGTACGGCGGGTCGCTGGAGAACAGGCTGCGCTTCCCGCTCGAGGTCTTCGACGCGGTGCGCGAGGTCGTGCCCGAGCCGGTGCCGGTCACCGTGCGGATCTCGGCGACCGACTGGGTCCCCGACGGCAACACCGAGCACGACGCCGTCGAGATCGCGCGCGCCTTCATCGAGCACGGCGCCGCGGCCATCGACGTCTCGTCCGGCCAGGTCACCCAGGACGAGAAGCCGGCGTTCGGCCGGTCGTACCAGACACCGTTCGCCGACCGCATCCGCCACGAGGTCGCGCGGCCCGCTGGTGTCGCCGTCATCGCGGTCGGCGCCATCTCCTCGTACGACGACGTCAACTCGATCCTGCTCGCCGGTCGCGCCGACCTGTGCGCCCTCGGGCGCACCCACCTCTACGACCCGCAGTGGACCCTCCACGCCGCCGCCGAGCAGGGGTATGCCGGGCCGGCCGCCGAGTGGCCCGACCCCTGGAAGGCGGGGCGTCGCCGTCCGCCGACCTCGCGCACCGACCGGGTGCCGCCGCGGCTCGCGCTGCTGCGCGAGGGCGAGCAGGGCCAGGTCCACCTGCGCTGGCGCCCCGGTGCCAAGGCGACAGGAGCCCCCGAGGCGGCAGGGGCGGGGACGCCCACCGCGCCGGCGCCTGAGACCGTGTCGGTGTGA
- a CDS encoding AMP-binding protein, translated as MSSTPTRPRPGLSPSGHVDTFARDHLPPAEQWPVLEFTTPDLQYPERLNAAVELLDETIRTHGPDRPALRTPDGTVWTYGELLTRTNQVAAVLTEDLGLVPGNRVLLRAPNTPWTVAAWLGTLKAGGVVVTTMAALRARELGPIVEKTQPSVALVDHRFVEDVHAVRDTVAPDLVVVPYAGDSADDLTRRAATKSGEFEAVDTAADDVALFGPTSGSTGVPKITTHFQRDILSIDNTFGRHVLRLEADDVVACTAPFAFTFGLGMLVVFPLRAGACALLTEAATPVQLAEIVEEHGVTVLATAPTAYKQVIKSGNLGRLRGLRKAVSAGEHIAQDVWETIHHELGLKVIDGIGATEMLHIFISAAGDDIRAGSTGRPVPGYRATILGPDDRPVPPGTEGRLAVIGPVGCRYLDDERQLGYVVDGWNVTGDTFVQDEDGYFFYRARTDSMIVSSGYNIGAPEVEAAIDAHPDVVEVGVVGEPDAERGSIVSAFVVLREGVVGDDAKVREIQDHVKATLAPYKYPRRVRFVDRLPRNTSGKLQHFKLREQAQHAQADPADTAGAAGLSDTAGTAGKETS; from the coding sequence ATGTCGTCCACCCCCACCCGTCCCCGGCCCGGCCTGTCGCCGAGCGGCCACGTCGACACGTTCGCCCGCGACCACCTGCCGCCGGCCGAGCAGTGGCCGGTGCTCGAGTTCACGACCCCGGACCTGCAGTACCCCGAGCGGCTCAACGCCGCCGTCGAGCTGCTCGACGAGACCATCCGCACCCACGGCCCTGACCGCCCCGCGCTCCGCACGCCCGACGGCACGGTGTGGACCTACGGCGAGCTGCTCACCCGCACCAACCAGGTCGCTGCCGTCCTCACCGAGGACCTCGGGCTCGTCCCGGGCAACCGCGTGCTGCTGCGCGCCCCCAACACGCCGTGGACCGTCGCCGCCTGGCTCGGCACGCTCAAGGCCGGCGGGGTGGTCGTCACGACCATGGCCGCCCTGCGCGCCCGCGAGCTGGGGCCGATCGTGGAGAAGACACAGCCGTCGGTCGCCCTCGTCGACCACCGCTTCGTCGAGGACGTCCACGCCGTGCGTGACACCGTCGCGCCCGACCTGGTCGTCGTCCCCTACGCCGGCGACTCCGCCGACGACCTCACCCGCCGCGCTGCCACGAAGTCCGGCGAGTTCGAGGCCGTGGACACCGCAGCCGACGACGTCGCCCTCTTCGGCCCGACGTCGGGCAGCACCGGCGTCCCCAAGATCACCACGCACTTCCAGCGCGACATCCTGTCGATCGACAACACCTTCGGCCGGCACGTCCTGCGCCTCGAGGCCGACGACGTGGTCGCCTGCACCGCGCCGTTCGCCTTCACGTTCGGGCTGGGCATGCTCGTCGTCTTCCCGCTGCGGGCCGGCGCCTGCGCCCTGCTCACCGAGGCCGCCACGCCGGTCCAGCTCGCCGAGATCGTCGAGGAGCACGGGGTGACCGTCCTCGCGACCGCGCCCACGGCATACAAGCAGGTCATCAAGAGCGGCAACCTCGGGCGCCTGCGCGGCCTGCGCAAGGCCGTCAGCGCCGGCGAGCACATCGCCCAGGACGTGTGGGAGACGATCCACCACGAGCTGGGGCTCAAGGTGATCGACGGCATCGGCGCCACCGAGATGCTGCACATCTTCATCTCCGCGGCCGGCGACGACATCCGCGCGGGCAGCACCGGCAGGCCGGTCCCCGGGTACCGCGCCACGATCCTCGGCCCCGACGACCGTCCCGTCCCGCCCGGCACCGAGGGGCGCCTCGCGGTGATCGGCCCGGTGGGCTGCCGCTACCTCGACGACGAGCGCCAGCTCGGCTACGTCGTCGACGGGTGGAACGTCACCGGTGACACCTTCGTGCAGGACGAGGACGGCTACTTCTTCTACCGCGCCCGCACCGACAGCATGATCGTCTCCTCCGGCTACAACATCGGCGCTCCCGAGGTCGAGGCGGCGATCGACGCCCACCCCGACGTCGTCGAGGTCGGGGTGGTCGGCGAGCCCGACGCCGAGCGCGGCTCGATCGTCAGCGCCTTCGTCGTCCTGCGCGAGGGCGTCGTCGGCGACGACGCCAAGGTCCGCGAGATCCAGGACCACGTCAAGGCCACCCTCGCCCCGTACAAGTACCCGCGGCGGGTCCGCTTCGTCGACCGGCTGCCCCGGAACACCAGCGGCAAGCTCCAGCACTTCAAGCTGCGCGAGCAGGCGCAGCACGCCCAGGCCGACCCAGCCGACACCGCCGGCGCGGCCGGCCTGTCCGACACCGCCGGCACGGCCGGCAAGGAGACGTCATGA
- a CDS encoding PaaX family transcriptional regulator C-terminal domain-containing protein — translation MTTTDLDGGADRGPQPPRALIVTLLGLYVRDLGGWISVSALIRLMAAAGVDDQAVRSALTRLKRRGIVESERRDGVAGYALSGYAGRVLELGDRRIFATRPASERDWVLAVFSVPESERQKRHTLRARLSWLGFGTVSSGVWIAPGHLAQDTREALLADGLEPYVDLFRAEYLAFGDPATKVAHWWDLDALEQLYDDFLEAHEPALRRWEAAAAGKPVARPGDGEAFADHLRALTAWRRLPYLDPGLPTDLLPEDWSGTRAAETFFALHRALAGPAHDFVTAQASAARPG, via the coding sequence GTGACGACGACGGACCTCGACGGCGGCGCCGACCGCGGCCCCCAGCCACCCCGGGCCCTCATCGTCACCCTGCTCGGGCTGTACGTCCGCGACCTCGGCGGCTGGATCAGCGTCAGCGCGCTGATCCGGCTCATGGCCGCAGCCGGCGTCGACGACCAGGCCGTCCGCTCGGCACTGACCCGCCTCAAGCGGCGCGGCATCGTCGAGTCCGAGCGCCGCGACGGCGTGGCGGGCTACGCGCTGTCGGGGTATGCCGGCCGCGTCCTCGAGCTCGGCGACCGCCGGATCTTCGCCACCCGGCCCGCCTCCGAGCGGGACTGGGTGCTGGCCGTGTTCTCGGTGCCCGAGAGCGAGCGGCAGAAGCGGCACACCCTGCGCGCGCGGCTGTCGTGGCTGGGGTTCGGGACCGTGTCGTCGGGCGTGTGGATCGCGCCGGGGCACCTCGCGCAGGACACCCGCGAAGCGCTGTTGGCGGACGGCCTGGAGCCGTACGTCGACCTCTTCCGTGCGGAGTACCTCGCCTTCGGCGACCCGGCGACGAAGGTCGCGCACTGGTGGGACCTCGACGCGCTCGAGCAGCTCTACGACGACTTCCTCGAGGCGCACGAGCCCGCCCTGCGCAGGTGGGAGGCGGCAGCCGCCGGGAAGCCCGTCGCCCGGCCGGGCGACGGGGAGGCGTTCGCCGACCACCTGCGGGCGCTGACCGCGTGGCGCCGCCTACCCTACCTCGACCCCGGCCTGCCGACCGACCTGCTCCCGGAGGACTGGTCCGGGACCCGTGCGGCGGAGACGTTCTTCGCGCTGCACCGCGCCCTGGCCGGGCCGGCGCACGACTTCGTCACCGCGCAGGCTTCAGCCGCTCGTCCGGGATGA
- a CDS encoding acyl-CoA thioesterase, whose amino-acid sequence MRTPNASATLRSRIEWIDTDAAGIYHNSTVTRLVESAEASLARERGLDGYFPVAPRVRFEADFEAPLFFGQEVTTTVTVTELGTSSMMFSFEVWGEEFEGTPRVRAARGRYVTVHLDRSGPGRPQSAPWPPEWVERLTSG is encoded by the coding sequence GTGAGGACGCCGAACGCCAGCGCGACGCTGCGCTCCCGGATCGAGTGGATCGACACCGACGCCGCCGGGATCTACCACAACAGCACCGTCACCCGGCTGGTCGAGTCGGCAGAGGCGTCGCTGGCCCGCGAGCGCGGCCTCGACGGGTACTTCCCCGTCGCGCCGCGGGTCCGGTTCGAGGCGGACTTCGAGGCGCCGCTGTTCTTCGGCCAGGAGGTGACCACCACCGTCACCGTGACCGAGCTGGGCACGTCGTCGATGATGTTCTCCTTCGAGGTCTGGGGCGAGGAGTTCGAGGGGACGCCGCGGGTGCGGGCCGCCAGGGGCCGGTACGTCACGGTGCACCTCGACCGCAGCGGCCCCGGCCGTCCGCAGAGCGCGCCGTGGCCGCCCGAGTGGGTGGAGCGGCTCACCTCCGGCTGA
- a CDS encoding fumarylacetoacetate hydrolase family protein: MQFGTVATRGTNTAAARTPDGWRALAAPDLSAHLAGGGRLDASAPLGDLLDDVEVLAPLPRPGKVVCCGLNYGEHIRETGRDLPTHPTLFAKYADSLVGPKDDIDLPADVDVDWEAELAVVVGSTIRRADRATASAAIAGYTVANDVSVRDWQYRTLQWFQGKAWDRSTPTGPVVVTPDEVDPAAGLTITCRVDGEEVQRDSTGTLVFDAADLLAYISTFTVLCPGDLVLTGTPGGVGTARDPQRFLADGQVLETEIEGIGLLRNTIRLT; the protein is encoded by the coding sequence ATGCAGTTCGGCACCGTCGCCACGCGCGGCACCAACACGGCCGCGGCGCGGACCCCGGACGGCTGGCGCGCGCTCGCGGCGCCCGACCTCTCCGCGCACCTCGCCGGCGGCGGCCGGCTCGACGCCAGCGCCCCGCTCGGCGACCTGCTCGACGACGTCGAGGTGCTCGCCCCGCTCCCCCGCCCCGGCAAGGTCGTCTGCTGCGGCCTCAACTACGGCGAGCACATCCGCGAGACTGGCCGCGACCTACCGACGCACCCGACGCTCTTCGCCAAGTACGCCGACAGCCTCGTCGGCCCGAAGGACGACATCGACCTGCCGGCCGACGTGGACGTCGACTGGGAGGCGGAGCTGGCGGTCGTCGTCGGCAGCACGATCCGGCGGGCCGACCGCGCGACGGCCTCGGCCGCGATCGCCGGGTACACGGTCGCCAACGACGTCTCGGTGCGGGACTGGCAATACCGCACGCTGCAGTGGTTCCAGGGCAAGGCGTGGGACCGCTCGACCCCGACCGGGCCGGTCGTCGTCACGCCCGACGAGGTCGACCCGGCAGCCGGCCTGACCATCACCTGCCGCGTCGACGGCGAGGAGGTGCAGCGCGACAGCACCGGGACCCTGGTCTTCGACGCCGCCGACCTGCTCGCCTACATCTCGACCTTCACGGTCCTGTGTCCCGGCGACCTCGTGCTCACCGGCACGCCGGGCGGGGTCGGCACCGCCCGTGACCCGCAGCGCTTCCTCGCCGACGGGCAGGTCCTCGAGACCGAGATCGAGGGCATCGGCCTGCTGCGCAACACGATCCGCCTCACCTGA
- a CDS encoding NAD-dependent malic enzyme translates to MPAPSPGYSITVRAEAPAAIDTTGVVAAAVAEAGGALTALDVVESRGQSLVVDVTCNASDADHADRITAQIAAVPGVKVRKVSDRTFLLHLGGKLEVVPKVPLKHRDDLSRAYTPGVARVCLAIAENPDDARRLTIKRNTVAVVTDGSAVLGLGNIGPAAALPVMEGKAALFKQFAGVDAWPVCLDTQDTEEIIRTVKALAPVYGGVNLEDISAPRCFEIEQRLRDELDIPVFHDDQHGTAIVVLAALTNALRVVGKKVEDVRIVVSGVGAAGHAIVRLLDAQGARDIVGCDRHGALDPDAQHSDEFRGWIARNTNPRKVRGTLKEVLAGADIFIGVSAPNLLDEDDIAGMAHDAIVFALANPDPEVDPVAASRHAAVVATGRSDYANQINNVLAFPGFFRGLLDAGVSDITDEMMIAAATAIADCVHPDELNASFIVPSVFDPEVAPAVASAVRHAAGAEGKA, encoded by the coding sequence ATGCCTGCTCCGAGTCCCGGGTACTCCATCACCGTGCGCGCCGAGGCGCCCGCCGCGATCGACACGACGGGGGTGGTGGCCGCGGCGGTCGCGGAGGCCGGCGGCGCCCTCACCGCGCTCGACGTCGTGGAGTCGCGCGGGCAGAGCCTGGTCGTCGACGTCACGTGCAACGCCTCGGACGCCGACCACGCCGACCGCATCACCGCGCAGATCGCCGCCGTGCCCGGCGTCAAGGTGCGCAAGGTCAGTGACCGCACGTTCCTCCTGCACCTCGGCGGCAAGCTCGAGGTGGTGCCCAAGGTGCCGCTCAAGCACCGCGACGACCTGTCCCGCGCCTACACGCCCGGCGTCGCGCGCGTCTGCCTGGCCATCGCCGAGAACCCCGACGACGCAAGGCGCCTCACCATCAAGCGCAACACCGTCGCCGTCGTCACCGACGGGTCGGCGGTCCTGGGGCTGGGCAACATCGGCCCGGCGGCCGCGCTGCCGGTCATGGAGGGCAAGGCCGCGCTCTTCAAGCAGTTCGCGGGGGTGGACGCCTGGCCCGTCTGCCTCGACACCCAGGACACCGAGGAGATCATCCGGACGGTCAAGGCGCTCGCCCCCGTCTACGGCGGCGTCAACCTCGAGGACATCTCCGCGCCGCGCTGCTTCGAGATCGAGCAGCGGCTGCGTGACGAGCTGGACATCCCGGTCTTCCACGACGACCAGCACGGCACGGCCATCGTGGTGCTCGCCGCCCTCACCAACGCGCTGCGGGTCGTGGGCAAGAAGGTCGAGGACGTCCGGATCGTCGTCTCCGGGGTGGGCGCCGCGGGCCACGCGATCGTGCGCCTCCTCGACGCCCAGGGCGCGCGCGACATCGTGGGCTGCGACCGGCACGGCGCCCTCGACCCCGACGCGCAGCACAGCGACGAGTTCCGCGGCTGGATCGCCAGGAACACCAACCCCCGCAAGGTCCGCGGCACGCTGAAGGAGGTGCTCGCGGGCGCCGACATCTTCATCGGCGTCTCGGCCCCGAACCTCCTGGACGAGGACGACATCGCCGGCATGGCGCACGACGCGATCGTCTTCGCCCTGGCCAACCCCGATCCCGAGGTCGACCCCGTCGCTGCGAGCCGGCACGCCGCTGTGGTCGCGACCGGGCGGTCCGACTACGCCAACCAGATCAACAACGTGCTGGCCTTCCCCGGGTTCTTCCGCGGGCTGCTCGACGCCGGGGTCAGCGACATCACCGACGAGATGATGATCGCCGCGGCCACCGCCATCGCCGACTGCGTCCACCCGGATGAGCTCAACGCGAGCTTCATCGTGCCAAGCGTGTTCGACCCCGAGGTGGCGCCCGCGGTGGCGTCGGCCGTGCGGCACGCCGCCGGTGCAGAAGGGAAGGCCTGA
- a CDS encoding RidA family protein produces MTANPLTPVAVNPASLPAPSGYSHGTLSGNTLYLGGQTALDADMRIVPGGIVEQFRQAFSNVLATLAEAGGVPEDLVSITIYLTDIPDYQAHGREIGQVWRELAGPVYPAMAGIGTTALWQPEAMIEILGVAVIPDERLKPAR; encoded by the coding sequence ATGACCGCCAACCCACTCACCCCCGTCGCCGTCAACCCGGCGTCGCTGCCGGCGCCGAGCGGCTACTCGCACGGGACGCTGTCCGGCAACACCCTCTACCTGGGCGGCCAGACCGCCCTGGACGCCGACATGCGGATCGTCCCGGGCGGGATCGTCGAGCAGTTCCGCCAGGCGTTCTCCAACGTCCTGGCGACCCTGGCCGAGGCCGGCGGCGTGCCGGAGGACCTCGTGAGCATCACGATCTACCTCACCGACATCCCGGACTACCAGGCGCACGGCCGCGAGATCGGGCAGGTGTGGCGCGAGCTGGCCGGGCCGGTCTACCCCGCGATGGCGGGCATCGGCACGACGGCGCTGTGGCAGCCCGAGGCCATGATCGAGATCCTCGGCGTCGCCGTCATCCCGGACGAGCGGCTGAAGCCTGCGCGGTGA